Proteins encoded together in one Dechloromonas sp. HYN0024 window:
- the napF gene encoding ferredoxin-type protein NapF: protein MVDLARRGFFRGRPRPRVELRPPWALPEDAFIDRCTRCSDCLTACPQKILIVGDGGYPTIDFKLGECTFCSDCVSACQPKALLRPDTEQSAWTYKAAIGEDCLPHQGVECRVCSDFCDARAIRFAPRLGGSPLPDIDPEKCTGCGACVAACPVVTISIR from the coding sequence ATGGTCGACCTCGCCCGGCGCGGATTTTTTCGCGGCCGGCCACGCCCCAGGGTTGAACTTCGCCCGCCTTGGGCTCTGCCGGAAGATGCCTTCATTGACCGTTGCACGCGTTGCAGCGATTGCCTGACAGCCTGCCCACAAAAAATCCTGATTGTTGGCGATGGCGGCTATCCGACCATTGACTTCAAACTTGGCGAATGTACCTTTTGCAGCGATTGCGTCAGCGCCTGTCAGCCCAAGGCCCTGCTTCGGCCAGACACGGAACAGTCCGCCTGGACCTACAAGGCTGCCATAGGTGAAGACTGCCTGCCGCACCAAGGCGTTGAATGTCGCGTCTGCAGCGACTTCTGTGACGCCAGGGCAATCCGGTTTGCCCCCCGGTTGGGTGGAAGCCCGCTCCCTGACATTGATCCGGAAAAATGCACCGGCTGCGGTGCCTGCGTTGCGGCCTGCCCGGTCGTCACCATCAGCATTCGCTAG